The following proteins come from a genomic window of Zonotrichia leucophrys gambelii isolate GWCS_2022_RI chromosome 4, RI_Zleu_2.0, whole genome shotgun sequence:
- the WFS1 gene encoding wolframin — translation MNSVPDPTSSPSHPQQHLGRSQLNAAPVAHSGNSQRPGTSSGDSAASSVPGYSRSREKTEKKEGMKEEPEVLFEDLLERAKAGEPKAQTEVGKHFLKLAEEEDEELNNCSAVDWFILAAKQGRREAVKLLRRCLEDRRGITSENEEEVKKLTSETDLERAVRKAALVMYWKLNPKKKKQLAVSELLENVGQVDNEDGEKQPGPVPKSVQKQRRMLERLVNSESKKFIALDDFVEITKKYAKGIIPSNLIMQEEEDDELAGKSPEELPLRLKVFKYPLHAIMEIKEYLIDIASKAGMHWLSTIVPTHHINALIFFFIISNLTIDFFAFIIPLVIFYLSFISMVICTLKVFQDSKAWENFRALTDLLLRFEPNLDVEQAEVNFGWNHLEPYFYFLLSVFFVIFSFPIASKDCIPCSELATVSVFFTVTSYMSLSTCAEPYTRRALMTETAAGCLSLLQVLPGNFGYLKFLGKTFFTVPVGHFFVINVSIPCLLFLYLFYLFFRMAQLRNFKGTYCYLVPYLVCFMWCELSVVILRESSGIGLVRASIGYFLFLFALPVLGVGIALMCLVHFIKWFLSLELMKIVVTLVLCAVPLLFRWWTKVNFSVVEVVKSLTRSSIVKLILVWITAVVLFCWFYVYRSEGMKVYNSTLTWNQYGFLCGPRAWKETNMARTQILCSHLEGHRVTWTGRFKYVRVTEIDNSAESAINMLPFFIGDWMRCLYGETYPLCDPKNVTLEEEELCRLKFLTKHKCHMKMFDRYKFEITVGMPFSSKNGSKPIEEDDITKDIVLKASNEFKKVLLNLRQGSIIEFSTILEGRLGSKWPVFELKAITCLNCMSKLLPAGRHVKIEQDWRSTVHRAIKFAFDFFFFPFLSAA, via the exons AGGGCATGAAGGAAGAACCTGAAGTGCTCTTTGAAGACCTGCTTGAGAGGGCCAAAGCTGGAGAGCCAAAAGCACAAACAGAg GTGGGGAAGCACTTCCTGAAATTagcagaagaggaggatgaagaacTCAACAATTGTAGTGCAGTTGACTGGTTCATCCTTGCTGCTAAGCAAGGTCGAAGAGAAGCTGTCAAACTCTTGCGCAGATGCCTGGAAGACAGAAGAG gCATAACTTCTGAGAATGAGGAAGAAGTGAAAAAGTTAACATCTGAGACTGACTTGGAGAGGGCTGTTCGAAAAGCTGCCTTGGTCATGTACTGGAAATTAAATCCAAAAAAGAAGAAGCAATTAGCTGTTTCTGAGCTTCTGGAAAATGTTGGGCAAGTTGACAATGAAG ATGGTGAGAAGCAGCCTGGCCCAGTCCCAAAGTCTGTGCAGAAGCAGAGAAGGATGCTGGAGCGATTGGTGAACAGTGAAT cTAAAAAATTTATTGCTTTGGATGACTTTGTTGAAATTACCAAGAAGTACGCAAAGGGAATCATCCCATCCAACCTGATTAtgcaggaagaggaagatgatgaGTTGGCAGGGAAGAGTCCTGAAGAGTTACCCCTACGACTGAAG gtttttaaATATCCACTTCATGCCATTATGGAAATTAAAGAATACCTTATAGATATTGCATCAAAGGCAGGAATGCATTGGCTGTCTACCATTGTTCCAACACACCATATCAATGCTCTCATCTTTTTCTTCATCATCAGTAATCTGACAATTGATTTTTTTGCCTTCATTATTCCATTAGTCATATTCTATTTGTCCTTCATTTCTATGGTGATTTGCACATTGAAAGTTTTTCAGGACAGTAAGGCTTGGGAAAACTTCCGTGCTTTGACTGACTTACTGCTTCGTTTTGAACCAAACCTAGATGTTGAGCAAGCTGAGGTGAACTTTGGATGGAATCACTTAGAGCcgtacttttattttttactgtcagtattctttgtaattttttctttccccatagCAAGCAAAGACTGTATACCATGCTCAGAGTTAGCTACTGTCTCAGTTTTCTTCACAGTGACAAGTTACATGAGTTTAAGCACGTGTGCAGAACCTTACACACGAAGGGCATTAATGACTGAGACAGCTGCAGGTTGCTTATCCCTACTGCAGGTATTACCTGGGAATTTTGGCTACTTGAAATTCTTAGGGAAAACTTTCTTTACAGTTCCTGTAGGCCATTTCTTTGTGATCAATGTAAGCATCCCCTGCCTTCTGTTTTTGTACTTGTTCTATCTTTTCTTTAGAATGGCCCAACTACGAAATTTTAAAGGCACCTACTGCTACCTGGTCCCATACCTGGTGTGCTTTATGTGGTGTGAGCTCTCTGTGGTCATTCTGCGGGAGTCCTCTGGCATTGGGCTCGTTCGTGCATCCATTGGTTACTTCCTGTTCCTCTttgccctgccagtgctgggtgTAGGCATTGCACTGATGTGTCTTGTCCACTTCATTAAGTGGTTTTTGTCTTTGGAGCTCATGAAAATTGTAGTGACCCTGGTTTTGTGTGCTGTTCCTTTGCTGTTTCGATGGTGGACAAAGGTTAACTTCTCCGTAGTTGAAGTGGTGAAATCGCTCACTCGGAGCTCCATTGTGAAACTCATTCTGGTGTGGATTACAGCCGTGGTGCTGTTCTGTTGGTTCTATGTGTATCGGTCTGAAGGCATGAAAGTTTACAACTCCACCCTGACGTGGAATCAGTATGGTTTCCTCTGTGGACCCCGGGCCTGGAAGGAGACCAACATGGCACGTACTCAGATTTTGTGCAGTCACCTGGAAGGACACCGAGTGACATGGACCGGGCGGTTCAAATACGTGCGTGTGACAGAAATCGACAATAGTGCAGAATCTGCAATAAATATGCTTCCATTTTTTATTGGTGATTGGATGAGATGCTTGTATGGTGAAACTTACCCTCTCTGTGATCCCAAAAATGTTACACTGGAGGAGGAAGAATTGTGTCGTCTGAAGTTTTTGACAAAGCATAAATGCCACATGAAAATGTTTGATCGGTACAAATTTGAAATAACTGTGGGCATGCCTTTCAGTAGCAAAAATGGAAGCAAGCCTATAGAGGAGGATGATATAACCAAAGATATTGTGCTGAAGGCAAGCAATGAGTTTAAAAAGGTGTTGCTGAACTTGAGGCAAGGGAGTATAATTGAATTCAGCACAATTCTGGAGGGTCGTCTTGGCAGTAAATGGCCTGTCTTTGAACTGAAAGCAATCACTTGCTTGAATTGCATGTCTAAACTCTTACCTGCAGGGAGGCACGTGAAAATAGAGCAGGACTGGAGGAGCACAGTGCATAGAGCCATTaaatttgcttttgattttttcttcttcccattcCTGTCAGCTGCGTAA